In Thiomonas arsenitoxydans, the genomic stretch GGAGCCAGTACCACGGCAAAGTCGACAACGCCAAGCAGGCGCTTGTCGAGTTCACCCTCACGCAGGGCAAGCTCAGCGACGCGCGCCGCAAGGCCGAGGGATTCCAGCCGCTGACCGCCACGCAGAAAGCGCAGTACCTCGCTGCGGCCAAGGCCATCGATGACGAGACCGCGCGGCTCAAGAGGCTCAAGGCCACGCAGGCATTTCAGACCCAGATGCAAGGCGTCGATCAGGGGCGCCAGCAGGACATCGCCAGGCGCGAGAACGCCTTGCTGCTCATCGGCAAGACCCGGGAACAGCAGGCAGCCATGACCGAAATCCTGGATCAGCAGGCCAAGGCGCAGCAGCGCATCAACGACGCCCTGGCCAAGGGCGTGAACCTGACCCTGGCCCAGCAACGCGCGATCCTGGCCTCCGCCGTCGGGTACGCCCAGCAGGTCAACGCGCTGGAGGCCCAGAAAAAGAAGGCGACGGACGCCTTCAACAACAACCCGACGGTGGCGATTCATGCCGGCCTGCAGCAAGTGGCTCAAAGCGCCGTGCTGACCGGGGCCAAGATCAAGCAGTCCATCGTCGGCGCCTTCCAGAGTGCGACAAACGCCCTGGTCCAGTTCGCCGAGACCGGCAAGCTCAACTTCCGGCAACTCGCCGCGTCGATCATTCAGGATCTCCTGAAGATCGCTGCCGAGAAGGCCATGGCCGGTGTGGCCGGCATGGTGTCGGGCGCCTCCACCGGCTGGATCGGGGCGATCGGTTCGTTCCTGTCCGGCAAGCGCGCCGCGGGCGGCTCGGTCGAGGCCGGTGGCATGTATCTCGTGGGCGAGCGCGGGCCCGAGGTCGTCAAGATGGGCGCCAGCGGCACCGTCGTGCCCAACCACCAGTTGCGCCAGGCGATCAGCGGCGGCACCCTTTCCAAGGGCGGCGCCAGCTACCACGGCGATGTGAACGTGGTGGTCAACCACGACGGCTCGGCGAGTCTTGCCGGCCCGCAGGGGGGAGCCGCGATGCAGGGCGTGGGCGCGATGATCGGCGAGCATGTGCGCCAGATCCTGCTCACCGAAATGCGCCCAGGCGGCCTGATGAACCCAGCGTGAGGGCGCCATCATGAGCACTTCCAACGAGCCCGTCTTCGCGTGGGACGCCGCATCCGTCGTCGCGCAGCGCAAGCCGCTGCTATGGACGGCCAAGTTCGGCGACGGCTATCAACAAAACGTCCCCCAGGGCTTGAACAACCAGTCTGGCCACTGGACGCTGCAGTTGCATTGCGCCTCCAGTGCCGAGGCCGACGCAATCGATACGTTCCTGCAGGAGCAAGGCGGCTACTTGCCCTTCGCCTGGACGCCACCACGCGCCGCCACACCGGTGTCCGTGCTGTGCCAGAACTGGAGCAAGTACGACAAGCCAGGAGGCGTCGTGAGCATCACCGCCACCTTTGAGCAGGTCTTCGGTGCTTGAACAGGCGCTTGAACAGACAAGGGCCGCCGATCGAGTTGCATCACCATGTCCATTCGCGCTGAAATCCAGTCCCTCTCGCCGTCCGCGTTGATCGAGTTGTTCGTGCTCGACCTGTCCCTGCAGGGCGGCTCCACACTCTACTGGCACGCCGGCACCAACGGCCTGAGCGCCGACATCATCTGGGGGGCCCAAGCCTACTCGCGCTATCCCATCGAGGCGCAGGGCTTCAAGATGTCGGGCACGGGCGCGCTGCCCAGACCCAAGCTCTCGGCATCCAATGCGCAGGGCATCCTCGGCGCGCTGGCGCGCCAGTACAACGACTTCGCCGGCTGCAAGCTCACGCGCATTCGCACCTTCGCGCGCTTTCTGGATGCGGCCAATTTCCCCGGTGGCGTCAACCCCACGGCCGACCCCACCCAAGAACTGCCCCGGCAGATCTGGTTCGTCGACCGCAAGGCGCAGGAGACACCTCAGCTTCTTCAGTTCGACCTGGCCAGCGCCTTGGACATGGTGGCGGTCAAGCTACCCCGACGCCAGTTCATCCAGAACGCCTGCCCCTGGGTCTACCGCGGCGCCGACTGTGGCTACACGGGTGGCGCTGTGGCCGACGCCGCCGGCAACCCGACCGCGGACCCGGCCCAGGATGTCTGTGGCAAACGGCTGTCGGATTGCGCGCTGCGCTTTGCCCCGCCCGCGTTGATGAACTTCGGCGGCTTTCCCGGCTGCGGGATCGGCACCTCATGACGCCGATACCCGAATCGATCCTGGCGGCCATTCGCGCCCATGCGCAAGCCCAGGCCCCACGCGAATGCTGCGGCGTGGTGATCGTGCGCCAGGGCAAACTGCGCTATATCCCCTGTGCCAACCTGGCCGCCTCGCCCGAGGAGCACTTCGTGCTGTCGCCGACCGACTTCGCCAGGGCTGAAGAACAGGGCGAGATCGTGCGCATCGTGCACTCGCACCCCTACGCGGCGCCCGAGCCCAGCCAGGCCGACCGCGTCGGCTGCGAGGCGTCCGCCATTCCGTGGCTGATCGTCAACTGGCCAATCGGCAACGTCCACGAGTTCGCGCCCAGCGGCTACGTGGCACCGCTGATCGGGCGCCGTTTTCATCACGGCGTGCTCGACTGCTACAGCCTCATCCGCGACTACTACCGGCAGACCCTGCACATCGACTTGCCCGACTTCCACCGCGACGTGCAGTGGTGGCTGCGTGGCGGTGACCTCTATGCGGAAGGCTTTCCGCAGGCCGGATTCGTCGAAATTCCGTTTGACACCCTGGCCGAGCACGACGTCTTGCTGATGCAAATCGGCTCGCCCGTCATCAACCACGCTGCCGTGCACCTGGGCGACAACCTCATCGTGCAGCACTGCGCCGGGCGCCTGTCCAGTCGAGACGTGTTTGGGGGCGCCTGGCGGCGCGCGACGCGCAAGGTCATCCGACACAAGGAGTTGTTGTGACGCTCAAGACCATCCGCCTGCACGGTCCTTTGGGACGGCGCTTCGGACGCGTGCATCGCCTGGACTGCGCCGATGCGCTGGACGCCGTGCGCGCCCTGTGCGCACTGCATCCGGGTTTCCGCAAGGCCTTCGCGCAGGGGCGCTACCTCGTCAAGCTTGACGGCGCGACGGTGACGGATCGTGAGGAGCTGCGCCTGCCCGCCGCCGACATTCGCTTTGTGCCTCAAGTCTCGGGCGCCGGACACGGCGTGGGAGAAATCCTGCTGGGCGCGGCGATGATCGTGGCAGCCTTCTACACCGGCGGGGCGTCGCTTGCCGGCGGGACGCTCACCACGACGGCCATGGGCGGCATGGCGCTGTCCTTCGGCGCCACCTTGGTGCTCGGGGGGCTGTCGCAGATGCTCACCCACGCTCCGCAGACCAACCTGCCCAACAGCCAAAACTCCACCGCGTTCAGCGGCCCGGTCAATACCACAGCCCAAGGCAACCCGGTGCCGATCCTCTACGGACGGCTGATGATCGGCTCGCAGGTCGTCTCCGCCTCATTGCAGTCCTTCGACGTGCCCATCGGCCAGACACCTGGTGGACAGGTGACGACGACGACCAAGAGCGGCGGCACGCTGACCTACACCACCAACCAAAGCGCCTACCTGGGCGGATCCTGATGCGCGCGGATCTCCTCATTCGCGGCGCGGGAGGCGGTGGCAAGGGCGGCGGTGGCAGTGGCGGCGTGTCCGAGTCCCCCAACACCCTGCGTTCCTCGCAGAAGGCGCTGGTGCTCGACGCCTGGTGCGAAGGGCCGATCGTGGGCCTTGCCAACGGCGCGCAGTCCGTCTTTCTGGACAAGACCCCGCTACAAAACGCCGACGGCTCGTGGAACTTCAACGGCTTCGTGTTCGAGTACGCCACCGGCACGCCAGGCGCCGTGGGTGTGACCAACGCGGCAGGCTACGCTGGCTCCGACGCGCAAAACACGATCTCGGTCCACGCGAAGGTCTACCAGGCCACACCCGTCGTGCAGGCCGTCACGGCAGCCAACGTCAATGCCCTGCGCGTGTCCCTCATGACACCGGCGCTGACCGACACGGACGCTAAAACCGGCAATATCGGCGGCACGTCGGTGGCCTTTCAGATCGCGCTCAACACCAACGGCGGCGGCTTCGTCACCGTCGTTGGTGACAGCTTCAACGGCAAGACCACGAGCCAGTACACCCGCGACTACCTGATCCCCCTGACGGGAACGGGGCCGTGGGAGGTCCAGGTCACGCGCCTGACGCCAGACACGGGCAGTTCGCTCCTGGCCAACGATCTGTACTTTGACGCGCTCACGCTGGTGTCCAACGCGAGCCTGGCCTACCCGCACACCGCGATGGCGGCCATCGCCATCGACGCCATGCAGTTCGATCACATCCCGGCGCGGGCCTACGACGTGAGGGGCCTGATCGTGCAGGTCCCGAGCAACTATGACCCGGCCACGCGCAGCTACACCGGAACCTGGGACGGCACGTTCCGGTTGGCCTGGACCGACAACCCGGCTTGGTGCTTCTACGACTTGCTCACCAACGAACGCTACGGCCTGGGCGGACTGATCGATGCGAGCAGCATCGACAAATGGTCGCTCTACACCATCAGCCAATACTGCGACCAGACGGTGCCCGATGGCTTCGGTGGGCTCGAGCCGCGCTTTACCTGCAATCTGCTGCTGGCCTCGCAGCAGGACGCCTACGCTGCCGTGCAGCACATGGCCTCCATTTTTCGGGCCATCGTCTATTGGGGCGCAGGTGCGCTTCACGTCAGCCAGGATTCGCCTGCCGATCCGGTGATGATGTTCGCGCCGGCCAATGTCGCAGGCGGCGCGTTCTCCTACCAGGGCACCAGCCTGCGCGCGCGCCACACCGTGGCGCAGGTGACGTGGAACGACCCGGATAACGGCTACGCCACCGTCGTCGAGTACGTGCAGGACGACGCGCTGGTGGCCAAGTACGGCGTCGTCACCGCCCAGGTGCGCGCCCTGGGCTGCACCCGCCGCGGCCAGGCGCATCGTCTGGGCAAGTGGCTGCTGTACTCGGAGAGTCTGCAAACCGAGACGGTGACGTTTCGCTGCGCGATGGACGGGATGTATCTGGCGCCGGGCGACATCATCCAGACCAGCGACCCGACGCGCGCAGGCGTGCGCATGGGCGGACGGATGCTGGACGTGTCCGCAGACTTGCTCACCCTCACACTCGACGCAGCGCCGCCGGCAGCCAGCGGCCTCTCGGCGCAAGTTCTCCTGCCCGACGGGAGCCTGGTGAAGCAGGCGGTAGCCGGCGTCACCGGCAACCAGATCGTGCTTGCAGCGGCCCTGCCGCAAACGCCCGTACCCGGCGCGCTGGTCCTGCTCAGCGACGCCCAGGTTCAACCCGAACTTTGGCAGGTGGTCACCCTCACCGAGGCGAACGCGACGCAGATCGACGTGGCCGCCGTGGCCTACAACGCCAGCAAGTACGCCCTCATCGAAGACGGTCTGGCGCTCACCACCCCCGCTACGAGCCTGATTGCCGCTGTTCCCGCTGCGCCGTCGAACCTGAATCTCCTGGTGTCGCGGTACGTGATCGACATCGGTGTGGCGGGCCTGCGAGGTACCGTGTCCTGGAGCGCAAGCGGCGCGTGCCGCTACCGGGTGGTCTGGAACAAAGCGAACGCGCCGGCCACCACGATCATGACCGATCAGCACAGCGTGGACATCGAAAGCCTCGAGATCGGCGTGCCCTACACCTTCACCGTCACGGCATTCTCTGCGGTCGGTCAGGTATCGCCCGCGGCCACACTGAGCGTAACGCCGGCCCCTGCGCCACCTCCAACCATCGCCGATGTGGCGGGGCTTCAGGCGGCGGTGCAAAGCAATGGCGTGTTGCTGAGTTGGACCGACGTGGCCGACCCCATGCGCTACGACTATGAGATCCGCGAGGGTGTCGACTGGGTTTCGGGCACGCTGGTGGGCTTTTACGCCGGCACCTCGGCCCACGTGCCGCCGCTGCCGCAAACGCAATACGACTGGTGGATCAAGGCGCGCAACCTGCTTCTGGTCGAATCCGTCAACGCCACGCCCGCGAGCCTCTCGGTCACCGCCCCGCAAGCGCCCGGCGTCACGGCCAGCCTCTCGGGGGATCACTATGTGCTCGGCTGGCTGCTTCCCGCCAGTATGTTCCCGGTGGATCATTATGTGATCGCCACCGGCGCGCAGGCGGCCTCGGCGCGAGTCATCGCCAACAACAAGACCACGCAGTACCAGAGCAAGGTCGATTGGGCGGGCACCCAGACCTTCTGGATCGCCGCGGTCGATGCCGCCGGCAACCAAGGCGCCTGGGCGATGGCTCAATTGGTGGTCACCCCGCCCGCAGCGCCCACGTTGATCGCGCAGGTCATCGACAACAACGTGCTGCTGTCCTGGACCGACGCCACCGCGACGCTGCCGGTCGTCACCTACCAGGTACGCCGGGGGCCCGCGGCAGGCACCTTCGATGCGGCGCAGATCATCGGCACCCAAGCGGGGCTGTTCACCACGGTGTTCGAGACCAGCGCCGGCACTTACCGCTACTGGGTCGCTGCGGTGGATTCGGCCGGCAACGTGGGCACGCCTGGGGCGGTGGCTGCCGCCGTCAACGCGCCGCCCGACTACGTGCTGCACGCCGACATCTTCTCCACGTTCGCCGGCACGCTCACAAAGGCCGTGCTCGACGAGGGGGCGATCACCTTGCCAGTGGACACTGCCTCGACCTGGGCGCAGCACTTTAGCGCGAGATCCTGGAACGCTCCGCAGGACCAAATCGCTGCAGGGCTACCGATCTACGCGCAGCCCGCGCTGGCCGCAGGCTCCTACGAGGAAGTCATCGACTACGGCGCGGTGCTGAGCGCCACGAATGTGCAAGTCACTCCCACCACCACGGTCGTGGCGGGCACGCCTGCGCTTTCGATCACGGTCAGCAGCAGCAACGTGGGGCCAGCCGGTCCCTGGACCGACTATGCGGGCGCCAACGTCTACCTGACCGACTTTCGCTGGGTGAAGGTGCTTCTCACCGTCACCGCGCCCGATGCAACGTCCCTGCTGGAGATCTCGCGCCTGGAGATCAAACTGTCCGTCAAGCTCAAGAACGATGCCGGCACCGTGCTGGCCAACGCGGCGGACGCGAACGGCACGGCAGTCGCCTTCAACGTGCCCTTCGTAGACGTCACCAGCATCACCGTCACCCCCGCGGGCACCTCGCCACTCGTGGCGCTTTACGACTTCTCGGGGCACGCGAACCCGAGCGGCTTCAGCGTCTATCTGTTCACCCCCGCCGGGCAGCGCTCCTCGGGCGCGGTGTCCTGGGCCGCCAAAGGGTATTGAAGGTATGGAAAGGATCGCCGCATGAGCAACACCTCGGATTTCTCCAAACCGCAGGTGACGGATCCCTATGTGGACGTCACCGCAGAGATCAACGCGCTGGCCTGCGATCTGGCGCAGGGACTCGACCCGGCCACCACCAACCCTGCCAACCTGCCGGTGGGTGCCGTGCGCTTCAACAGCGCCAACGGCTTCTGGGAGAAGTTCAACGGCACGGCCTGGAGCGCGCTGGCCGCTGTCTACAACGTCGTGGCCGCGCAGGCCAAGAAGCTGCAGCAGGCGGTGACCCTGGCCCTCACCGGCGACATCACCGGATCGGCCAGCTTCGACGGCAGCGGCAACGTGAGCATCGCGGCCACCTTATCCAACGTCAACCCCAACCCCGGCACCGCGGGCGATGCCACGACCGTGCCGGTGCTGACCACCAACGCCAAGGGCCAGGTCACGGCGATGGCCACCGCGGCGATCGCGTTTCCGAGCAGCATCGCGGGCAACGCGGGCACGGTGTCCACCGTGGGTGGCGCCAGCGGCGGCACGGTCAACGGCAACCTGTTCGCGAGCAACCCAGGCGGCGAAGCCCAGGTGGGCGCTGTAGGTGCGGGCCAAAACCCCGCTTACCTCTACAACAACGCCAGCGCCTGGGGCCTGTACTCGGCAAGCGGCGGCTCGATCGTCACATTCAACCGATCCAACAACCACGTCGTCGTGGGCGGGGTCGACACCACCGCCATCGTGCAGAACAACGGCGGCACCTACGGCATCAACATCTCGGGCAACGCGGCGACCGCGAGCCGCGCCCACCCGCTGCGCGCCGACGGTGCGGCGTGGGACCTGAACTGGAGCGGGCAAGGCGGGCAGCCCACGTGGCTGGTGGGCAGCAACGACGGGGCCAATTTTTATGTCTGGAACCCCTCGAACTTCAGCGTCAACTACGCCACCACGGCCAACTACGCCCGCACGGCGGGCTCGGCCACGGTCGCTGATAGTCTCGCCAACTGCAACTGCAATTGCACCTGCTTCCCCGCGGGCACGCGCGTGCTGATGGCCGATGGAACGCAACGCTCCATCGAGACCATTCGCCCAGGCGACCGCGTGATGGGGGCCGACGGCAAGCCGGTCGCAGTGCTGGCCATCGATCGCCCCCTCCTCGGTGATCGGCGCATGCTGACCTTCGAAGACGCCTCGCTGCTCTGGTCGGAGGAGCACGCGCTGTGGACGTGCGATGCGGCAGGTAAGCAATGGTGGTGGTCGGCCAACCCGGGCCGCTGGCGCCTGGAGGCGGCCGTGGGCGCGATCCGGGGCCTGAAGGACAACGGCAGTCTGCGTACGGGACAGGGGCATGTCTTTGCCCACCTCGAGGGCTGGCGCGAGCGCCGCGTCGTCGAGGCCCCAGGCTTCGGGCCGGCCACGCCGCTGTACCTGCCGCTCACGGGCGGGGTGCCGATCGTGGTGGGCGGCTATGTGGCGGGCGCGGGGGTGGACGAATGGGGATTCGACTACGCCGCATTCCGGTGGGATCCACGGGCGCTGCGTCGATGAACGCCGCCTGGCGCAACGCGCACAACTTCTCGGGCGGCCCGGGGGCCATGCCGCGGGCGGTGCTGGAGCAACTGGCGCAGGCCGCGCTGGAGGTTCCCGAAGTCGGTCTGTCACTCTACGGCATCAGCCATCGCAGCGACTGGTTCCGCGCTGTGGTGGACGAGGCGCAGCAGATCCTGCGCGTACTGCTGGGCGCAGGCGATGACTGGGAGGTGCTTTCCCTGCAGGGCGGCGCCTCGCTGCAGTTCTCGATGGCACTCGTCAATTTGGGCTGCACCCCGGCAACACCGGTCGATTGGGTGCGCGCGGGGTACTGGAGCGCGCGGGCAATGGCCGAGGCGACCGCAGTGTGCGCGCCGCACTTGGCCTGGGATGGGCTCGCGCAGGGCTACCGCGCGCTGCCGCGGTGGGACCAGACCACCCAGCGGCCCGGCATCTTGCACGTTGTGAGCAACGAGACGGTCGAGGGGTTGCAGTTCCGAGACGCGCCACCGCGACTGCCGGGGCGGCTCGTGGTCTGCGACATGAGCTCGGACCTGCTGTCGCGGACGATCGACCTCGATGCCTACGACCTGATCTACGCCCACGCCCAGAAGAACCTGGGGCCGGCCGGAGTCACGGTCGTGCTGGTGCGAAAGAGCTTGTTGGAGCAGGCGCCCAGCGGCCTGCCGCCCATGCTCGACTACCGCACGCACGCGCGAGCCGGCTCGATCTACAACACCCCGCCGGTCGCCGCGATCTACACGATGCTGCTCGTGCTGCGCTGGCTACGCGACGAGATCGGAGATCTGAAGCGCATGGCGCACATCAACGCCGCCAAGGCGGCAGCGGTCTACGCGGCGTTGGACGCAAACCCCGACGTCTACATCCCGCACGCCCAACCGGCTTGGCGCTCGCAGATGAACGTCGCGTTCCGCCTGGCCGACCCAGCGCGCGATGCATCACTGCGCCGGGCACTGACCGACGCCGGCTTCTCGGGACTGGACGGGCACCGCAGCTTGGGGGGATTTCGGGCGTCGCTGTACGACGCGGTGGCGCTCGAGGCTGCACAAAACCTGGCGGCGGTGCTGCGCGATTGGGCGCAATAGGACGCAATTTGGCGCGGCATTGCTCATGTGTCTGACATTCCACAAGCGAGACCTTGAATCATGACCACCATTCTCCTCACCAGCGACCCCAAGGCCGCTGGCTTCGCCGCGCAATGCGCAGTTGCTGGCACGTCGTCCCAGCCCGTGTTATCCGACGCGGGCTCGCAGACGCTCACACTGGATCTCGCCTCGGTGTTTGCGCCGCTGTCGTCCCTGCTGATCTACCAGGACTTCTTGGGCCGCTGGATCACCGTACCCGGCTCCGAGCAGGTCGACTCCAAGGACTTCGTCGCCTGGATGCAAGGCGCCTACGGCGTCAACGCCCAGGCACCGCTGTTCGTGCTGTG encodes the following:
- a CDS encoding phage tail protein; its protein translation is MSTSNEPVFAWDAASVVAQRKPLLWTAKFGDGYQQNVPQGLNNQSGHWTLQLHCASSAEADAIDTFLQEQGGYLPFAWTPPRAATPVSVLCQNWSKYDKPGGVVSITATFEQVFGA
- a CDS encoding phage minor tail protein L; protein product: MSIRAEIQSLSPSALIELFVLDLSLQGGSTLYWHAGTNGLSADIIWGAQAYSRYPIEAQGFKMSGTGALPRPKLSASNAQGILGALARQYNDFAGCKLTRIRTFARFLDAANFPGGVNPTADPTQELPRQIWFVDRKAQETPQLLQFDLASALDMVAVKLPRRQFIQNACPWVYRGADCGYTGGAVADAAGNPTADPAQDVCGKRLSDCALRFAPPALMNFGGFPGCGIGTS
- a CDS encoding C40 family peptidase; amino-acid sequence: MTPIPESILAAIRAHAQAQAPRECCGVVIVRQGKLRYIPCANLAASPEEHFVLSPTDFARAEEQGEIVRIVHSHPYAAPEPSQADRVGCEASAIPWLIVNWPIGNVHEFAPSGYVAPLIGRRFHHGVLDCYSLIRDYYRQTLHIDLPDFHRDVQWWLRGGDLYAEGFPQAGFVEIPFDTLAEHDVLLMQIGSPVINHAAVHLGDNLIVQHCAGRLSSRDVFGGAWRRATRKVIRHKELL
- a CDS encoding tail assembly protein yields the protein MTLKTIRLHGPLGRRFGRVHRLDCADALDAVRALCALHPGFRKAFAQGRYLVKLDGATVTDREELRLPAADIRFVPQVSGAGHGVGEILLGAAMIVAAFYTGGASLAGGTLTTTAMGGMALSFGATLVLGGLSQMLTHAPQTNLPNSQNSTAFSGPVNTTAQGNPVPILYGRLMIGSQVVSASLQSFDVPIGQTPGGQVTTTTKSGGTLTYTTNQSAYLGGS
- a CDS encoding host specificity protein J: MRADLLIRGAGGGGKGGGGSGGVSESPNTLRSSQKALVLDAWCEGPIVGLANGAQSVFLDKTPLQNADGSWNFNGFVFEYATGTPGAVGVTNAAGYAGSDAQNTISVHAKVYQATPVVQAVTAANVNALRVSLMTPALTDTDAKTGNIGGTSVAFQIALNTNGGGFVTVVGDSFNGKTTSQYTRDYLIPLTGTGPWEVQVTRLTPDTGSSLLANDLYFDALTLVSNASLAYPHTAMAAIAIDAMQFDHIPARAYDVRGLIVQVPSNYDPATRSYTGTWDGTFRLAWTDNPAWCFYDLLTNERYGLGGLIDASSIDKWSLYTISQYCDQTVPDGFGGLEPRFTCNLLLASQQDAYAAVQHMASIFRAIVYWGAGALHVSQDSPADPVMMFAPANVAGGAFSYQGTSLRARHTVAQVTWNDPDNGYATVVEYVQDDALVAKYGVVTAQVRALGCTRRGQAHRLGKWLLYSESLQTETVTFRCAMDGMYLAPGDIIQTSDPTRAGVRMGGRMLDVSADLLTLTLDAAPPAASGLSAQVLLPDGSLVKQAVAGVTGNQIVLAAALPQTPVPGALVLLSDAQVQPELWQVVTLTEANATQIDVAAVAYNASKYALIEDGLALTTPATSLIAAVPAAPSNLNLLVSRYVIDIGVAGLRGTVSWSASGACRYRVVWNKANAPATTIMTDQHSVDIESLEIGVPYTFTVTAFSAVGQVSPAATLSVTPAPAPPPTIADVAGLQAAVQSNGVLLSWTDVADPMRYDYEIREGVDWVSGTLVGFYAGTSAHVPPLPQTQYDWWIKARNLLLVESVNATPASLSVTAPQAPGVTASLSGDHYVLGWLLPASMFPVDHYVIATGAQAASARVIANNKTTQYQSKVDWAGTQTFWIAAVDAAGNQGAWAMAQLVVTPPAAPTLIAQVIDNNVLLSWTDATATLPVVTYQVRRGPAAGTFDAAQIIGTQAGLFTTVFETSAGTYRYWVAAVDSAGNVGTPGAVAAAVNAPPDYVLHADIFSTFAGTLTKAVLDEGAITLPVDTASTWAQHFSARSWNAPQDQIAAGLPIYAQPALAAGSYEEVIDYGAVLSATNVQVTPTTTVVAGTPALSITVSSSNVGPAGPWTDYAGANVYLTDFRWVKVLLTVTAPDATSLLEISRLEIKLSVKLKNDAGTVLANAADANGTAVAFNVPFVDVTSITVTPAGTSPLVALYDFSGHANPSGFSVYLFTPAGQRSSGAVSWAAKGY
- a CDS encoding Hint domain-containing homing endonuclease; its protein translation is MSNTSDFSKPQVTDPYVDVTAEINALACDLAQGLDPATTNPANLPVGAVRFNSANGFWEKFNGTAWSALAAVYNVVAAQAKKLQQAVTLALTGDITGSASFDGSGNVSIAATLSNVNPNPGTAGDATTVPVLTTNAKGQVTAMATAAIAFPSSIAGNAGTVSTVGGASGGTVNGNLFASNPGGEAQVGAVGAGQNPAYLYNNASAWGLYSASGGSIVTFNRSNNHVVVGGVDTTAIVQNNGGTYGINISGNAATASRAHPLRADGAAWDLNWSGQGGQPTWLVGSNDGANFYVWNPSNFSVNYATTANYARTAGSATVADSLANCNCNCTCFPAGTRVLMADGTQRSIETIRPGDRVMGADGKPVAVLAIDRPLLGDRRMLTFEDASLLWSEEHALWTCDAAGKQWWWSANPGRWRLEAAVGAIRGLKDNGSLRTGQGHVFAHLEGWRERRVVEAPGFGPATPLYLPLTGGVPIVVGGYVAGAGVDEWGFDYAAFRWDPRALRR
- the serC gene encoding 3-phosphoserine/phosphohydroxythreonine transaminase, which translates into the protein MNAAWRNAHNFSGGPGAMPRAVLEQLAQAALEVPEVGLSLYGISHRSDWFRAVVDEAQQILRVLLGAGDDWEVLSLQGGASLQFSMALVNLGCTPATPVDWVRAGYWSARAMAEATAVCAPHLAWDGLAQGYRALPRWDQTTQRPGILHVVSNETVEGLQFRDAPPRLPGRLVVCDMSSDLLSRTIDLDAYDLIYAHAQKNLGPAGVTVVLVRKSLLEQAPSGLPPMLDYRTHARAGSIYNTPPVAAIYTMLLVLRWLRDEIGDLKRMAHINAAKAAAVYAALDANPDVYIPHAQPAWRSQMNVAFRLADPARDASLRRALTDAGFSGLDGHRSLGGFRASLYDAVALEAAQNLAAVLRDWAQ